DNA from Streptomyces sp. NBC_01260:
GCGGTGGAGTCCCCGGCGGTGAGGTGGAGGACCGGGCCGGTCAGCGACTGGGTCTCCAGCGACCAGCGGCGCAGTGGTGCGGGCTGCGGCAGGCCGATTCTCCGGGTCAGAAATCGGCCGGTTGCCGTGCCGGTGAAGTGCAGATAGCGGTCGGCCATTGTCCAGACTCCCTGCTCGGTCGTAGATTTACTCCAGAGTAAGGTTACTCAAGAGTCAGGAGCTGGTCGAGATGAGTTGGTCGAGTTGATCCCCCTCGCACTCCCGCAACCCCGCCGGGTCGCGGTCATCGGTGGCAGCCGTATCCCCTTCGCGCGCTCGGACGGGCCGTACGCTCAGGCCTCCAACCAGCAGATGCTCACCGCCGCGCTGGACGGTCTGGTCGAGCGGTTCGGGCTCCAGGGGCAGCAGCTCGGCGAGTTCGCCGCGGGCGCGGTCCTCAAGCACAGCCGGGACTTCAACCTGGCCCGGGAGACCGTGCTCGGCTCGCGGCTCGACCCGCGCACCCCCGCGTACGACGTCCAGCAGGCCTGCGGCACCGGCCTCCAGGCCGTCATCGCCGCCGCCAACAAGATCATGCTCGGTGCGATCGACTCCGCGGTCGCGGGCGGCGCGGACACCACGAGCGACGCGCCCCTCGGCGTCAACGACGAACTGCGCAGGCTGCTGCTGTCGGCCCGGCGGGCGAAGTCGGCGGGCGGCCGGGTCAAGGCGTTCGCGGGCGTACGTCCCCGGCATCTCGTCCCGGACATCCCGCGCAACGCCGAACCGCGCACCGGTCTCTCGATGGGCGACCACGCGGCGGTCACCGCACGCCAGTGGGACATCGGCCGCGCGGAGCAGGACCTGCTCGCCGCCACCAGCCACCGGCGCCTGGCCGCCGCGTACGACCGGGGGTTCCTGGACGACCTCGTCGTCCCGTACCTCGGCCTGGACCGCGACCAGAACCTGCGCCCGGGCTCCACGGTGGAGAAACTCGCCACGCTGAAGCCGGTGTTCGGCGCGGACCACCCGGACGCGACGATGACCGCGGGCAACTCCACCCCGCTCACCGACGGTGCCGCGACGGTGCTGCTGGCGAGCGAGGAGTGGGCCGAGCGGCACGGGCTGGAACCGCTGGCCTACCTCTCGCTGTACGAGACCGCGGCGGTCGACTACGTGGGCGGGGAGGACGGTCTGCTGATGGCGCCCGCGTACGCCGTGCCCCGGCTGCTGGAGCGCGCCGGGCTGACGGTCGAGGACTTCGACCTCTTCGAGGTCCACGAGGCCTTCGCCTCCCAGGTGCTCGCCACGCTGGCCGCCTGGGAGAAGGCGGGGCTCGCCCCGGTTGACCGGGAAAAGCTCAACGTGGCGGGTTCCTCACTCGCCACCGGGCACCCGTTCGCCGCGACGGGCGCGAGGATCGTCGCCACCCTCGCCAAGCTCCTCGCGGAGCGGGACACCCCGGGCCGCGGGCTGATCTCGATCTGCGCGGCGGGCGGCCAGGGCGTCACGGCGATCCTGGAACGCGCCTGACACGTCCAGGGCCTGTCCCGCCGGAACCGAACCCGCCCGACCCCGATTTCGAGGAGCCGCACGTGTCCACGCCACCCGCCACATCCACCGCGCCCGTCCTGGTCGAGCCGACCAAGGTCAGGGCGGCCGACGGAAGCGTCCAGCAGGTCTCCGTACCGGCGTTCGCCCCGCCCGTCCGCCGCGGCTCGCTCGCCGAGATCCCCTTCGACAACGCCCGCGAGGCCCCGGCCGACGCCGTCCTCAGCCGCAAGCAGCCGGACGGCAGCTGGCAGGACGTGACGGCGGCGGACTTCGCGGGCGAGGTGCTCGCCGTCGCCAAGGGCCTGATCGCGGAGGGGCTGCGGGGCGGCGACCGCATCGCGATCATGGCCCGTACGACGTACGAGTGGACGCTGCTCGACTTCGCGGCCTGGGCCGCCGGTCTGGTCACCGTCCCCATCTACCCGACCTCCTCCGCCTTCCAGGCCCGCTGGATACTCCAGGACTCGGGCGCCGTCGCCTGCGCCGTCGAGACGGCCGAACAGAGCCGCGTCATCAGCCAGGAGCGCAAGCAGCTCGGCGACCTCACCCACCTCTGGCAGTTCGACACGGGCGCGCTGGGCCGGCTGAAGAAGACCGGCAGGGACGTCCCCGACGACGCCGTCGCGGCCCGGCGCGCCACGCTGGAACCGGGGACCCCCGCCACCCTCATCTACACCTCGGGCACCACCGGCCGTCCCAAGGGCTGCGTGCTGACCCACGGCAACTTCTTCGCCGAGGTCGACAACGCCATCGAGCTGCTGCACCCGGTCTTCACATCGGTCAGCAAGTACCCCGCGTCCACCCTGCTGTTCCTGCCGCTGTCGCACGTCTTCGGGCGGATGGTCGCGATCGGCTGCCTGCGCGCCCGGGTCCGCCTCGGCCACGCCCCGTCCATCAAGACCGAGGACCTGCTCGCCGACCTGGCCGGGTTCAGACCGTCGTTCCTGCTGGCCATTCCGTACGTACTGGAGAAGGTCTACAACACCGGCCGGGCCACCGCCGAGAAGATGGGCCGCGCCTCGTCCTTCGACCGGGCCGCGCGGATCGCCCAGCGGTACGGCCAGGCCGTCGAGGCCGCCGAACACGGCACCGGCCCCGGCCCCGGCCTGGGGCTGCGGGCGGCCCGCGCGCTGTACGACCCGCTGGTCTACCGCCGCATCCGGGCCGCGCTCGGCGGCCAGGTCCGGTACGCGATCTGCGGCGGCTCCCCGCTGGGCAGCAGGCTCGCCGCCTTCTACGCGGGCGCCGGCATCGAGATCTTCGAGGGCTACGGCCTGACGGAGACCACCGCGGCCGCCACCGTGACCCCACCCCTCAGACCACGTCTGGGCACGGTCGGCTGGCCGATGCCCGGCACCGCCGTCCGCATCGCGCAGGACGGCGAGGTGCTGCTCAGCGGCGGCCAGGTGTTCCAGGGCTACTGGGACGCCGAACGCGGCGAGGCCGTTCCCGCGCTGGACGGCGGCTGGTTCGCCACCGGGGACCTGGGCGCGCTCGACGAGGACGGCTACCTCACGATCACCGGCCGCAAGAAGGACATCATCATCACCTCGGGCGGCAAGAACGTCACCCCGGCCCCGCTGGAGGACTGGCTGCGCGCCCACCCGCTGGTCAGCCAGTGCATGGTGGTCGGCGACAACCGCTCGTTCATCACCGCCCTGATCACCCTGGAGCCGGACGGGCTGTCCCACTGGCGCCGGATGATGAAGAAGGAGGACGTCCCGCTGCGCGAACTCGTCCACGACGAGGAGCTCCACATCGCGCTGCAACGCGCGGTCGACGAGGCCAACCGGCTCGTCTCGCGCGCCGAGTCGATCCGCAAGTTCACCGTCCTGACCGTGGACTTCACCGAGGAGGCCGGCCATCTGACGCCGTCGCTGAAGCTGAAGCGGGACGCGATCACGCGGGACTTCGAGGCGGAGATCGAGGAGCTGTACCGGAAGTAGGCGTCCACCACGTGGTGTTCGGCTGCCCGTCGGGCTCCGACTCGTCGGCCGGGACGCGTTGCCTGGCCCCTTCGGGGAGCCAATACGCCGTCCAGCACGCGAAATTGGTCACGACATACCCCGCGGCCGCCTGTATTCTGATCGGCTTCACCGATCTTCGTGTGCTCAGCAGGAGGCCGCCGCGTGTCCGACCCCGACGGTCAGCCCCGTCCCGTTCCGACGCCGCCGCCCGCTCCACCGGCCCGGCCCCCGGTACCGCCCCTGCCTCCGGGCCCCCCGGTACCGGTCCCTGGTCCGCCGGATCCGCGAGGCGGCGGGCACCGCGTGTCGATCATCGCGGCGACGATCACCGCAGCGGCGACAGTCGTCGCTGCGATCATCGCTCCGGCCGCGCTGTCCGGCGGGGGCTCCCGCTCGGACGCGCCGCCGTCGGCCGCCTCGACAGAGGATTCCGAGACGGCGTCCGCCTCGCCCGGAGCAGCCGGGCCGTCCGCGTCCCCGTCGGACCGGCCGGTCGACAAGCTGCCGAGCGGGGCGACGAACGCGTCCACGCCGGACGCGCGTCCGCGAGTCGTCGCCTCTCCCGACATGGCGGCCACCGGGGCCGTCGTGACGCTCACGATCAGCGGTTTCGCCCCCGGGGATCAGCTCCGCATCAGCTTCTCGGACACCAGCCCGAAGATGGAAGTCGACATGCGCGATGTCATCGCGGGTCCCGACGGGGGCTGCGTCGCGGAGGTGAAGGTGCCCGCGGACCAGGGCGATGGTTACGAGAAGCCCAGGTTCCGCGTGTGGAGCGTGAGCGACGTGGACACCGACAACTCGGCCGACACCCCGTTCACCTACCTCGACTGAGGCCCGGAGGAGTCCCGCCGCACGGCGGCCGGTCCGCGGGTGATGCCGTGACGGTGCAGACGTGCGATCCCACTGCCCTTCCTCTTGTCTGATGCACCGTCAGGTACGACGATGGCCCCGCCGGTTCGTATCTGACGTGGCATCAGTTCTGTCGTGACTCACCTCGGTGAATCCCGGTGGGCCTCGGCGGCCCCGACGTCGAACCGGCGGACTCGGCTGACCTAGAGGAAAGGAGGCCGACCGGTGCCGATACTGCCCGCCGGACCGCTGTCGTACGGGATGCAGCTCCCGATCCAGTCGCAGAGCGCCATCTACGCGGAGCCGTGGGAGGCCGGGGCCACCCCGGCCGACCTCGCCGAGATCGCCCGCACCGCCGACCGTGTCGGGTTCGCCTATCTGGCGAGCTGCGACCATGTCGCCATTCCGCGCCGGCTCGCGGAGGGGATGAGCACCGTCTGGTACGACCCGGTGGCCACGCTCTCGTTCCTCGCGGGGGTCACCGAGCGCGTGCTGCTGATGAGCCATGTCGCCGTCGTCGGGCTGCGGCATCCGCTGGCCACCGCCAAGCAGTACGCGACCCTCGACCACCTCAGCGGCGGCCGGCTGATCCTCGGGGTCGGGGCCGGACATGTGCGCGAGGAGTTCGACGCGCTCGGGGCGGACTTCGACGGGCGCGGTGCCGTGCTCGACGAGACCGTCGACGCGCTGAAGGCCGCGCTCGGGCCGGAGGAGTACCCGGAGTTCGCCGGGGAGCGGTTCTCCTTCAGCGGGCTCGGCCAGCTGCCCCGGCCCGCCCAGGAACGGGTGCCGGTCTGGGTGGGCGGCTCCTCGCCCGCCGCGGTGCGCAGGGCGGCCGTGCGGGGGGACGGCTGGCTTCCGCAGGGTGATCCGCGCGGGAAGCTGCCGGAGCAGATCGCCCGGCTGCACGCCCTGCGGGAGGCGGCCGGGGTGGAGGAGCCGATCGTCGTCGGGGCCATCACCGAGCCGCTGTACGTGGGCGAGCCGGACTGGTCCGTGGGGCGGCGCACCCTCAGCGGGAAGCCGGAGGCGCTCGCCGAGTCGCTGCGGGAGTACGCGGCGATGGGCGTGCACCAGATACAGGTGCGGTTCCGCAGCCGCAGCAGGGCCGAACTGACCGATCAGATGGCGGCGTTCGCCGCCGATGTCGCACCTCACCTCGACAGGTAGGAGTCAGGCCATGGGCAAGCTGGACGGGCGGACCGTGCTGATCAGCGGCGCGGCGCGCGGGCAGGGCGAGCAGGAGGCGCGGCTCTTCGCCGCCGAGGGTGCGCGGGTGGTGATCGCCGATGTGCTCGACGAGCAGGGCGAGGCGCTGGCGAAGGAGCTGGGGGAGGAGACCGCCCTGTTCGTGCACCTGGACGTGAGCCAGGAGGCGGACTGGCAGGCGGCGGTCGCCGCGGCGAAGGGCGCCTTCGGGCGGATCGACGGGCTGGTCAACAACGCGGGAATCCTGCGGTTCAACGAGCTGGTGACCACGCCGCTGGAGGAGTTCCAGCAGGTGGTGCAGGTCAATCAGGTGGGGGCGTTCCTGGGGATCAAGACCGTCGCGCCGGAGATCGAGGCCGCGGGGGGCGGCACCATCGTCAACACGGCCTCGTACACCGGGCTGACCGGCATGGCGTTCGTGGGCGCGTACGCCGCGACCAAGCACGCGGTGCTCGGTCTGACCAAGGTGGCGGCGGTGGAGCTGGCGGCGAAGGGCATCCGGGTCAACGCGGTCTGCCCCGGTGCCGTGGACACCGCGATGACCAATCCCGCGGCGCTGGACCCGTCCGCGGACCCGGAGGAGTCGAAGGCCGCGGTGGACCAGCTCTACCGCAAGCTCGTCCCGCTCGGGCGGATCGGCCGGCCCGAGGAGGTCGCCGCGCTCGCACTCTTCCTGACCTCGGACGACTCCTCGTACATCACCGGGCAGCCGTTCGTCATCGACGGCGGGTGGCTGGCCGGGGTCAGCCTCTTCTGACCGCACCACCCATCTGGCCTGACGAGGCGTCAGGTATTGACGGGTCGGGGTGTCGGTGGAACAGTCGGACGCATCGGAATCTGACGGAGTGTCAGAAACTATTGAGGACGGTGAACCCCCTTGGAATTCGGGCTCTTTGTACAGGGGTATGTGCCCGCCGCGCGGGCCAAGGCGGACCCCGGGGCAGAGCACAAGGCGCTGATCGAGGAGACCGAGTACGTCATCCAGGCGGACAAGTCCGGCTTCAAGTACGCCTGGGCCTCCGAGCACCACTTCCTGGAGGAGTACTCGCACATCTCGGCCAACGACGTGTACCTGGGCTACCTCGCCCACGCCACCGACCGCATCCACCTCGGGTCCGGGATCTTCAACCCGCTCGCACCGGTCAACCACCCGGTGAAGGTGGCCGAGAAGGTCGCCATGATGGACCACCTCTCGGAGGGGCGGTTCGAGTTCGGCTCCGGCCGCGGGGCGGGCAGCCACGAGATCCTCGGGTTCATGCCGGGCATCACCGACATGAACCACACCAAGGACCTCTGGGAGGAGACCATCGCGGAGTTCCCCAAGATGTGGCTCCAGGACGAGTACGTCGGCTTCCAGGGCAAGAGCTGGTCGCTGCCGCCGCGCAAGATCCTGCCCAAGCCGTACGGGAAGTCGCACCCGGCGATGTGGTACGCGGCCGGCTCGCCGTCCTCGTACGCCATGGCGGGCAAGAAGGGGCTCGGCGTGCTGGGCTTCAGCGTCCAGAAGGTCTCCGACATGGAGTGGGTCGTCGAGTCCTACAAGACGGCCGTCAAGGACGCCGAGCCGATCGGTGACTTCGTCAACGACAACGTGATGGTCACCTCGACGGCGATCTGCGCCGAGACCCACGCGAAGGCCGTCGAGATCGCGGTGGGCGGCGGGCTCAACTACCTCCAGTCGCTGCTGTTCCGCTACCACGACACGTTCCCCCGCCCCGAGGGCATCCCGGAGTGGCCGGAACTGCTGCCGGAGTACTCCGAGGAGATCATCGAACTCCTCATCGCCGAGGAGCTGATGATCTGCGGCGATCCGGACGAGGTGCTGGCGCAGTGCCGGCGGTGGGAGCGGGCGGGCGCGGACCAGCTGAGCTTCGGGCTGCCGATCGGGATCAGCCCCGAGGACACCATCAACTCGATCAAGCTGATCGGTGAGCACGTGATCCCGAAGATCGACACGGATCCGGTCCACCGGACCACGCGGTTCCGCGACGCGGCGTAGTCCTTCCCGGACCCGGGGCGGAGCCCCCGCTACGAACGAGCGGCGTCTTCCCGGACCGCCGCTCCGCGAGCCGGGGTGCGTACCGCGGCCGTACGCACCCCGGCGCACCAACCACCCCCACCACCACCTCACCCCCCCCGCCGAGCAGGCGCGACCACCACCGAGAAGGCGCTACACCACCACCGAGAAGGGGACCCCGTCATGCTCGACCACCTCATCCGCGGAGCGACCGTCGTGGACGGCACCGGCGGACCCTCCTACCTCGCGGACATCGGTATCCGCGACGGCCGCATCGCCGTCATCGCGGAACCCGGTACGGCCCCCGGTCCCGCCGCGACCACCGAGGACGCCACCGGCCTCGTGCTCGCACCCGGCTTCGTCGACCCGCACACCCACTACGACGCCCAGCTCTTCTGGGACCCGTACGCCACCCCGTCGATGAACCACGGCGTGACCACCGTCGCCGGGGGCAACTGCGGATTCACCCTCGCCCCGCTCCATCCGGACCGGCCCGAGGACGCCGACTACACCCGGCGCATGATGTCGCGGGTCGAGGGCATGGCCCTCAAGGCCCTGGAGGAGGGCGTCGACTGGAGCTGGTCCAGCTTCCGCGAGTACCTCGACGCCCTCGACGGGCGGATCGCCGTCAACGCCGGGTTCATGGTCGGGCACTGCGCCCTGCGCCGTCACGTGATGGGCCCCGCTGCCGTCGGCGGACAGCCCACCCCCGCTCAACTGGACGCCATGCTCGCCCTGTTCCATGACGCGATGGATGCCGGGGCGTGGGGCCTGTCCACCACTCAGTCCTCCACCCATGCCGACGGCGACGGACAGCCCGTCGCCTCCCGGCACGCGCTGCCCGAGGAACTCCTCGCACTCTCCCGGGCCGTCGGCGAGCACGAGGGCACCCAGATCGAGGCGATCGTCGCGGGCTGCCTCGACCAGTTCTCCGACGAGGAGATCGACCTGTTCGTCGACATGACGGCAGCCGCCGGGCGCCCGCTCAACTGGAACGTCCTGACCATCGACGCCGCCGTCCCGGAGCGGGTTCCGCGCCAGCTGGTCCCCAGCGAACGCGCCCGCCGCGCGGGCGGCCGGATCGTCGCGCTCACGATGCCGATCCTGACCCCGATGAACATGTCGTTCGGCACGTTCTGCGCCCTCAACCTGATCCCCGGCTGGGGCGACATCCTGTCCCTGCCCGTCCCCGAGCGCATCGAGCGGCTCCGCGACGCGGACACCCGGACCGAGATGCTGCGCCGGGCCAACAGCAAGGAGGCGGGCGTCTTCCGCCGCCTCGCGAACTTCGGCCGGTACGTCATCGGGGACACCTACAGCGCGGCCAACGAGGGCCTCGGCGGGCGGGTCGTCAACGACATCGCCGCCGAGCGCGGGCAGGACCCCTTCCACTGCCTCGTCGAGATCTGCGCGGCCGACGAGCTGCGTACGGTCCTGTGGCCGATGCCCACCGACAACGACCCCGACTCCTGGGCGCTGCGGCAGCGGACCTGGGAGCACGAGGACGTCATGCTGGGCGGCTCCGACGCGGGCGCCCACCTGGACCGGATGTGCGGCGCCCCGTACACCACCCGCTTCATCGGCGACTGTCTGCGCGGCCGCAAGCTCGTCCCGCTCGAAGCGGCCGTCAAGATGCTCACCGACGACCCCGCGCGCCTCTTCGGCCTGCGCGACCGCGGCCGCATCGAGGAGGGCTTCCACGCCGACCTCGTGCTCTTCGACCCCGAACGCATCGACGCGGGCCCCGCCACCCTCGTCCACGACCTGCCCGGTGACAGCCCCCGGCTCGACTCCAAGGCCCTGGGCATCGTGTCGGTCCGGGTCAACGGGGTGGAGACGCTCCGCGACGACAAGGTGACCGGCGCGGTTCCGGGTACGGTGCTGCGCTCCGGACGCGACACCCGGACGGTGAGCACCGTATGAGCGTCGACCGGTCCCATGAGCAGCGGCTGTTCATCGGCGGTGAGTGGACCGAGCCCGCCGACGGTCACTACGAGGTGATCAACCCGGCCACCGAGGACGTCGTCGGCCTCGCCCCCGAGGCGAGCCGCGCGCAGGTGTACGAGGCGGCCGCCGCCGCCCGGGAGGCCTTCGCCACCTGGTCCCGGACCCGCCCCGAGGAACGCGCCGCGATCCTCGACCGCGCCGCCGGCCTGATGCAGCGGGACTTCGCGGCCAACGCCGCCCTGGCCCAGGCGGAGAGCGGCGCCACCACCGGCACGGCGCGCGGGATGCAGGTGGCCGTCGGCGCCGCCCGGTTCCGGCGGTACGCGAAGGGCGCGCTGGAACCGGTGGAGGAGGCGGTACCGCCGCAGATCAACGAGGCCGGGCCGATGGGCCGGGCCG
Protein-coding regions in this window:
- a CDS encoding acetyl-CoA C-acetyltransferase, with product MVELIPLALPQPRRVAVIGGSRIPFARSDGPYAQASNQQMLTAALDGLVERFGLQGQQLGEFAAGAVLKHSRDFNLARETVLGSRLDPRTPAYDVQQACGTGLQAVIAAANKIMLGAIDSAVAGGADTTSDAPLGVNDELRRLLLSARRAKSAGGRVKAFAGVRPRHLVPDIPRNAEPRTGLSMGDHAAVTARQWDIGRAEQDLLAATSHRRLAAAYDRGFLDDLVVPYLGLDRDQNLRPGSTVEKLATLKPVFGADHPDATMTAGNSTPLTDGAATVLLASEEWAERHGLEPLAYLSLYETAAVDYVGGEDGLLMAPAYAVPRLLERAGLTVEDFDLFEVHEAFASQVLATLAAWEKAGLAPVDREKLNVAGSSLATGHPFAATGARIVATLAKLLAERDTPGRGLISICAAGGQGVTAILERA
- a CDS encoding AMP-dependent synthetase/ligase — translated: MSTPPATSTAPVLVEPTKVRAADGSVQQVSVPAFAPPVRRGSLAEIPFDNAREAPADAVLSRKQPDGSWQDVTAADFAGEVLAVAKGLIAEGLRGGDRIAIMARTTYEWTLLDFAAWAAGLVTVPIYPTSSAFQARWILQDSGAVACAVETAEQSRVISQERKQLGDLTHLWQFDTGALGRLKKTGRDVPDDAVAARRATLEPGTPATLIYTSGTTGRPKGCVLTHGNFFAEVDNAIELLHPVFTSVSKYPASTLLFLPLSHVFGRMVAIGCLRARVRLGHAPSIKTEDLLADLAGFRPSFLLAIPYVLEKVYNTGRATAEKMGRASSFDRAARIAQRYGQAVEAAEHGTGPGPGLGLRAARALYDPLVYRRIRAALGGQVRYAICGGSPLGSRLAAFYAGAGIEIFEGYGLTETTAAATVTPPLRPRLGTVGWPMPGTAVRIAQDGEVLLSGGQVFQGYWDAERGEAVPALDGGWFATGDLGALDEDGYLTITGRKKDIIITSGGKNVTPAPLEDWLRAHPLVSQCMVVGDNRSFITALITLEPDGLSHWRRMMKKEDVPLRELVHDEELHIALQRAVDEANRLVSRAESIRKFTVLTVDFTEEAGHLTPSLKLKRDAITRDFEAEIEELYRK
- a CDS encoding LLM class F420-dependent oxidoreductase; translation: MPILPAGPLSYGMQLPIQSQSAIYAEPWEAGATPADLAEIARTADRVGFAYLASCDHVAIPRRLAEGMSTVWYDPVATLSFLAGVTERVLLMSHVAVVGLRHPLATAKQYATLDHLSGGRLILGVGAGHVREEFDALGADFDGRGAVLDETVDALKAALGPEEYPEFAGERFSFSGLGQLPRPAQERVPVWVGGSSPAAVRRAAVRGDGWLPQGDPRGKLPEQIARLHALREAAGVEEPIVVGAITEPLYVGEPDWSVGRRTLSGKPEALAESLREYAAMGVHQIQVRFRSRSRAELTDQMAAFAADVAPHLDR
- a CDS encoding SDR family NAD(P)-dependent oxidoreductase, encoding MGKLDGRTVLISGAARGQGEQEARLFAAEGARVVIADVLDEQGEALAKELGEETALFVHLDVSQEADWQAAVAAAKGAFGRIDGLVNNAGILRFNELVTTPLEEFQQVVQVNQVGAFLGIKTVAPEIEAAGGGTIVNTASYTGLTGMAFVGAYAATKHAVLGLTKVAAVELAAKGIRVNAVCPGAVDTAMTNPAALDPSADPEESKAAVDQLYRKLVPLGRIGRPEEVAALALFLTSDDSSYITGQPFVIDGGWLAGVSLF
- a CDS encoding LLM class flavin-dependent oxidoreductase; its protein translation is MEFGLFVQGYVPAARAKADPGAEHKALIEETEYVIQADKSGFKYAWASEHHFLEEYSHISANDVYLGYLAHATDRIHLGSGIFNPLAPVNHPVKVAEKVAMMDHLSEGRFEFGSGRGAGSHEILGFMPGITDMNHTKDLWEETIAEFPKMWLQDEYVGFQGKSWSLPPRKILPKPYGKSHPAMWYAAGSPSSYAMAGKKGLGVLGFSVQKVSDMEWVVESYKTAVKDAEPIGDFVNDNVMVTSTAICAETHAKAVEIAVGGGLNYLQSLLFRYHDTFPRPEGIPEWPELLPEYSEEIIELLIAEELMICGDPDEVLAQCRRWERAGADQLSFGLPIGISPEDTINSIKLIGEHVIPKIDTDPVHRTTRFRDAA
- a CDS encoding N-acyl-D-amino-acid deacylase family protein translates to MLDHLIRGATVVDGTGGPSYLADIGIRDGRIAVIAEPGTAPGPAATTEDATGLVLAPGFVDPHTHYDAQLFWDPYATPSMNHGVTTVAGGNCGFTLAPLHPDRPEDADYTRRMMSRVEGMALKALEEGVDWSWSSFREYLDALDGRIAVNAGFMVGHCALRRHVMGPAAVGGQPTPAQLDAMLALFHDAMDAGAWGLSTTQSSTHADGDGQPVASRHALPEELLALSRAVGEHEGTQIEAIVAGCLDQFSDEEIDLFVDMTAAAGRPLNWNVLTIDAAVPERVPRQLVPSERARRAGGRIVALTMPILTPMNMSFGTFCALNLIPGWGDILSLPVPERIERLRDADTRTEMLRRANSKEAGVFRRLANFGRYVIGDTYSAANEGLGGRVVNDIAAERGQDPFHCLVEICAADELRTVLWPMPTDNDPDSWALRQRTWEHEDVMLGGSDAGAHLDRMCGAPYTTRFIGDCLRGRKLVPLEAAVKMLTDDPARLFGLRDRGRIEEGFHADLVLFDPERIDAGPATLVHDLPGDSPRLDSKALGIVSVRVNGVETLRDDKVTGAVPGTVLRSGRDTRTVSTV